TCGTCGTCGGCACGTGCGGCGTGACCTCGCGCAGCACGTCGCGCAGCGCGCGGTAGTGCACGAGCAGCTCGTCCGAGGAGTAGCGCGCGAAGTCGAGCTGCTGCGTCGGGTTCGGGTACGTGGGGGCGGTGCGCGGCGGCAGGACCTCGTCGAAGGAGTCGTACCGCTGCGACCAGAACGCCGTGCCCCATGCCGCGTTCAGCGCCTCGACCGTCCCGTACCGCGACTCGAGCCACCGGCGGAAGGCGGCGGCCGCGTCGTCGGAGAAGTCGTGCGGCACGTGGCAGCCGAGGCTCGTTGTCGACGTGCCACAGCGCGAGCGCGGGGTGCTCGCGGTACCGCTCGGCCATCCGCCGCGTCATCGCGACCGCGTACTCGCGCCACAGCGGCGCGGACACCCGGTACGCCTGCCGGCCGCCCGGGTGCAGCACCGTGCCGTCGGCCAGCACCGGCAGCAGCTCGGGGTGCTTCCGCGTGAGCCACGGCGGCGGGCTGGCGGTGGCGGTGGCCAGCGCGACCTTGATCCCCGCCGCCGCGAGCCGGTCGAGCACGTCGTCGAGCCAGCCGAAGTCGTACTCGCCCGGACGCGGCTCGAGCTGCGCCCAGGAGAAGATGCCGACGCTCACGAGCGTCACGCCCGCCTGCTGCATGAGCTCGACGTCCTCGACGCGGGTCGCGAGCGGCCACTGCTCCGGGTTGTAGTCGCCGCCGTAGGCGATGCCGTCGACGCCGAGCGGCCAGGGGTTCGTCATGGGAGTACCTCGCGGGGGTGGTGCGGTCGGGGTGCAGGGTCGAGCGTGTGACGGGATCAGGTCAGGGGAGCGGGACGCGGCGCAGGTCGAGGTCGACGGGCTCGTCGCGGTCGCACACCAGGTGCCCGTCGACGACGCGCGCCACCGCCACCTGCACGACGGCCCGCCGGGTCGCGGGGGTCTCGCCGCCCGCGGCGCCGCCGACCGGGTCGTCGTCGGAGCGGGTCGCGGCGTGCGCCGCGCCCAGCGTGCGTCCCTCGTCCGAGAACGGCGACACGAGGTGCGTGAAGTAGAAGACCCACGCGACGGGCTCGCCGTCCGCGTCCGACCCGACGACGACGTCGGCGTGGTGCCCGATCGACCCGTCGGCCGGGCGGCGTCCGGGCCGGTCGAGGACGTGCCCGTCGTACGCCCACGTCTCCAGGTCCGACGAGCGGTGGACGGCCTGCCCGCGCCACTCGTCGACGAGCATCCAGTGCCACCCGCCGAGCGTGAAAACGTTCGGCCCCTCGTGCGGGCGGCCCGTGATGGCGGGGCGCGACGGGCCCCACGTCTCCAGGTCGGGGGAGTCGGCGCACCACGTGGTGGACTCCGCTGCCTCGTCCTTGAACCACATCCGGTAGCCGCCGCCGGGCAGCGGTGCGACGCACGCGTCGATGACGCGGTCCGACGACAGCGGCACGACGCCGCGGTACTCCCACGTCACGAGGTCGTCGGACACGTGGTGCAGCACGTGCCGGTCGTGCCCCTCCCACCGGTCGGGGACGCCGCGGACGTACGAGACGAACATGTGGAACCGGCCCTCGGCGTGCACGACCTCGGGCGCCCACAGGGTGTTCCGGCCCTCGTGCGGGTCCAGGCCCGCGACGACGCCGCGGTGCGTCCACGTGAGCCCGCCGTCGTCGGACGTCGCGACGGCGATGTCCGTGCCGTGCACCCAGGTGACGCCCGGGCCGGGGTCGTCGGGGCGGCGCCGCGTGGCGAACAGCCACCACGTGCCGCCGGGGCCGCGGACCAGCGTCGGGTCGGTCGGTGCACCGAGCGGGTCGGTGAACAGCGGCGCCGGCGCGACGCGGCGTACCGACGAGCCGTCCGACGGCGCGTCGTCGACCCCCGCGGCCGCGTCCGTGACGCCTGCGCTCACGCGTCCGTCCCCGCCGCGACCGGTCGCAGGTCCTCGATCCCGTGCAGGAAGCCGCCGCGCAGCTCGCTGCCGGGTGCGAGGTCGGCCTTCGTGACGGGCCGGCCGAGCGCGGCGGACGCGTAGATCGCGGTGATGAGCTCGAGGGACCGGGCGGGTTCGGCGGCGACGGGCGGCAGCGGCGCGCCCGTGCGGAAGGACTCGTAGACGGCGCGCAGCAGCGGGGTGTGGCCGCTGGGCTCGTCGTCGGCCGGCAGGGTCCACGAGTCCGGCGCGGGCTCGGCGGGGCCGCCGGTCACGGCCGGGGCGGGCGTGAGCCGCCACGAGCGGGCGTCGTGGCCGTACAGGTGCTCGACCTCGACGGTGCCGAGCGTCGTGTCGACGCGCACGTAGCTCGTCTGCCGGGGCGCGAGCGCGGTGGTCAGGACCGACACGACGGCGCCGTCGGCGAACCGCACGACCGCGGTCGACGTGTCCTCGGTCTCGAGGTCGCGGTCCAGCCGGAACGCCCGAGCGTCGACCTCCGCCCAGTCGCCGAGCAGGAACGCGAGCAGGTCGAGCTGGTGGATGCCGAGCCCGAGCAGCGGCCCGCCGCCCTCGGTCGCCCACCTCCCGCGCCACGGCACGGCGTAGTAGTCCTCCTGCTTGCGGTACCAGAGCGTGTGGCAGACGCCGACGAGCGGACGCCCGAGCGCGCCGTCGGCGAGCAGCCGCTGCACGTGCCCGACCGCGGTGCCGGTGCGCTGCTGGAAGACGACGGCGTACTCGCGCCCGACCTCGCGCGCGACGTCGAGCACGGCGTCGAGGTCGGCGAGCGACAGCACGGGCGGCTTCTCGCACACGACGTGCGCGCCGGCGCGCAGCGCGGTGATCGCCTGGTCGCGGTGCAGGCCGGGCGGGGTGCACAGGTGGACGACGTCGACGGTCTCGGCGGCGAGCAGCTCGTCGAGCGAGCCGTACCGGCCGGGGATGCCGTACCGGTCCGCGAAGACGTCCCTGACCTCAGGGTTCGGGTCGGCGACCGCGACGACGGTCGCACCGGGGTTCGCGTCGAGGACCTGCTGGTGGGCGTGCGCGATGGCGCCCGTGCCGACGATCGCGACGCGCAGGACGGCGGCGTCGGGCGCGGTGGTCGAGTCGGTCACGTGCGCTCCTTTGCGACGGATTGAATCGTCTCACTCTACGGGGAAGCGCTTGCCTCCTGTCCAGGGGGAGGCGGTCAGGCGTTCGGGTCCGACGACCCCCGGACGACGAGCTCCGGCTGGAACTGGACCCGCTGGTGCTGGAACCGCTCGCCCTCGGTGCGCTGGCGGAGCAGCAGGTCGGCGGCCGTCCAGCCCAGCTGGTGCGTCGGCTGCCGCACCGACGTGAGCGGCACGGTGAGCATCGACGCGAACGTGACGTCGTCGTACCCGACGACGGCCATCTCGGCCGGCACCGCCACGTCGCGCGCCCGCAGCCCGCGCAGCACCCCGAGCGCCGCGAGGTCGTTGACGCAGAACACCGCGGTCGGGCGGTCGGTCGTGTCGAGCACCTGGGCGATGCCCTCCTCGCCGCCGTCCGCGTTGAGCGACCCGATCGTCACCTCGACGAGCGCCTGCTCGGGGTCGAGCCCCGCGGCGTGCAGCGCCTGCAGGACGCCCGCGCGGCGGTCGGCGCACTGCCGGATGCTCAGCGGGCCGTTCACGAACGCGATGCGCCGGTGCCCGAGCTCCACGAGGTGCTCGATCGCGAGGGCCGCGCCGCGCACGTCGTCGACCGCGACCGACGACAGGTCGTCGAAGGGCGACGTCGCGTCGAGCAGCACGACGTCCACGCCGCGGTCGCGCACCGCGAGCAGCGCGTCGATCGACCCGGCCGAGGGTGTGACCATGACGCCCTGCACGCCGTGCTCCTCGAACAGCCGCAGGTAGCGCGACTCGCGCTCGGGGTCCTCGTCCGACGACGACAGCATGAGCGTGTAGTCCTCGGCCGCGAGCCGGTCCTCGACGCCGCGCGCGACCTCGGTGAAGAACGGGTTGGCGATGTCGAGCACGATCGCACCGACCGTCTGGATGGTGCCGGCCCGGAGCTGGCGGGCGGACGCGTTGCGGACGAACTGCAGCTCGTCGATCGCCGCCTGCACGCGGTCCCGCGTCGCAGGAGTGACCTGGTCGGGGCGGTTGAGGACGTTCGACACGGTGCCGACGCTCACGCCCGCGCGCTTGGCGACGTCGGTGATCGACGGGCGGCGTTCCGCTCGTCCCCGGGTCGTGGTGGCCATCCGTGGTCCTCCGCTCTGCGTCGTCGCGCCCCGATGGTATCGGCCGACCGTCCGGCGTCCCCGGACCGCCTCACCGCCGGTCGACCTCGTGCGCAGCGTGCACGGGCGTGCCCGGCGCGGTCGCCGTGGTGGCCCTGGGCGGCAGTAGGCTCGGGCCGGGAAAGGGCTTCCCGGCGGATCTGCCGCAGAGGGTTGACGCCGTGGTCGCCCGGTTCCTAGAGTGCTCAACGATGAATCGTTTCAACGACGCGACGATCGGAGGCAGGCCGTGACGCGAGTCTGCTTCGTCTCCCGGGTCCGCCCGGACCGCCTCGACGAGTACCGCGCCCGGCACGCCGCCGTGTGGCCGGAGATGCTCGAGGCGCTCCGCGACACCGGGTGGCGCGACTACTCCCTGTACCTCGCCCCCGACGGGCTGCTCGTCGGGCACCTCGAGACCGACGACTACGCCGCCGCGCAGGAGGCGATGACGCGCACCGCCGTCAACCCGCGCTGGCAGGCCGAGATGGCCGAGTTCTTCGTCACCGACGGCAACCCCGACGAGGGGTTCCAGGTGCTCGACGAGGTCTTCCACCTCGAGGACCAGCTCCGGGCCGCCGGGCTCCCCACCACGCCGCCGACCGCCCGCCCGCCGCACGCCGACCCGGCCGGCACCGCCGACGACACCGCACCGCGCCCCACCACGACCGACCCCGCCCGACTGGAGGACCTCGCATGAGCCCCACCCCCGAGGCCCTCGCCGCCGCGCGCGGCGTCCTGGCCCAGCAGACGATCGAGCTGCCGTCGTGGGCGTTCGGCAACTCCGGCACGCGGTTCAAGGTGTTCGCCCAGCAGGGCGTCCCGCGCGACCCGTTCGAGAAGATCGCCGACGCCGCCCAGGTGCACCGGTACACGGGCGTCGCGCCGCGCGTGAGCCTGCACATCCCGTGGGACCTCGTCGACGACTACGACGCGCTCGCGCGGCACGCCAAGGACCTCGGCGTCCAGATCGGCGCGATCAACTCGAACCTGTTCCAGGACGACGACTACATGCTCGGCTCGCTCACGCACCCCGACGCGCGCGTGCGGGCCAAGGCCGTGCAGCACCACCTGCAGTGCCTCGACGTCATGCGCGCGACCGGGTCGCAGGACCTCAAGCTGTGGCTGCCCGACGGCCTCAACTACCCCGGCCAGGACTCGATCCGCGCGCGGCAGGACCGGCTCGCCGAGGGCCTCGCGGAGATCTACGGCGCGCTCGACCCGCAGCACCGGCTGATCCTCGAGTACAAGTTCTTCGAGCCCGCGTTCTACTCGATGGACATCCCCGACTGGGGCACGTCGCTGCTGCACTGCCTCGCGCTCGGCGAGCGGGCGATGGTCGTGCTCGACACCGGCCACCACGCGCCGGGCACGAACATCGAGTTCATCGTCGCGCAGCTGCTGCGCGCCGGGCGGCTCGGCGCGTTCGACTTCAACAGCCGGTTCTTCGCCGACGACGACCTCATGGTCGGCGCCGCCGACCCGTTCCAGCTGTTCCGGATCATGCACGAGATCGTCCAGGCGGGGGCGCTCGCGCCCGACAGCGGCGTGAACTTCATGCTCGACCAGTGCCACAACATCGAGCCGAAGATCCCGGGCCAGATCCGGTCCGTCATGAACGTGCAGGAGGCGACGGCCAAGGCGCTGCTCGTCGACCGCGACGCGCTCACGGCCGCCCAGCTCGCGGGCGACGTGCTCGGCGCGAACGGGGTCCTCATGGACGCCTACAACACCGACGTGCGCCCGCTGCTCGCGGACCTGCGCACCGAGCAGGGTCTCGACCCTGAGCCCCTGGCCGCGTACGCGCGGTCCGGGTACGCCGAGACGATCGTGGCCGAGCGTGTCGGTGGCACGCAGGCCGGATGGGGAGCCTGACGACATGACCGACGCGACGACGCACCGCGCCGCGGCCGACCTGATCGCCCGCTCGAACCGCCTGGGCTCCGACCCTCGCGTCACCAACTACGCGGGCGGCAACACGTCCGCCAAGGGCACCGCGACCGACCCGGTGACCGGGCAGGACGTCGAGCTCCTGTGGGTCAAGGGCTCCGGCGGCGACCTGGGCACCCTGACCGAGAAGAACCTCGCCGTGCTGCGGCTCGACCGGCTGCGCGCGCTCGTCGACGTGTACCCGGGCGTCGACCGCGAGGACGAGATGGTCGCCGCGTTCGACTACTGCCTGCACGGCAAGGGCGGCGCGGCGCCGTCGATCGACACCGCGATGCACGGGCTCGTCGACGCCGCGCACGTCGACCACCTGCACCCCGACTCCGGGATCGCGATCGCGACCGCCGCCGACGGCGAGGAGCTCACGCACGAGATCTTCGGCGACTCCGTCGTGTGGGTGCCGTGGCGCCGGCCCGGGTTCCAGCTCGGCCTCGACATCGCCGAGATCAAGGAGAAGAACCCGCAGGCCATCGGCTGCGTCCTCGGCGGGCACGGCATCACCGCGTGGGGCGACACGTCCGCCGAGGCCGAGCAGCGCTCGCTCGAGATCATCCGCTCCGCCGAGGCGTTCATCGAGGAGCGCACGCGTGCGCTCGCCGCCGAGGGTGGGCACCCGTTCGGCGCCGTCGTGCCGGGCTTCGAGCCGCTCGACCCGCAGGCGCGGCGCGAGCGGGCTGCCGCGCTCGCGCCCGTGATCCGCGGCCTCGCGTCCGCCGACCGCCCGCAGGTCGGGCACTTCACGGACTCCGACGTCGTGCTCGACTTCCTGTCCCGCGAGCGCCTCGCACCCCTCGCGGCGCTCGGCACGTCGTGCCCCGACCACTTCCTGCGGACCAAGGTGTCGCCGCTCGTCGTCGACCTGCCCGCGACCGCACCCGTCGAGGACGTGATCGCGCGGCTGCGGACGCTGCACGAGGAGTACCGGGCCGCGTACCAGGCGTACTACGACCGGCACGCGACCGCGGACTCGCCCGCGATCCGTGGCGCCGACCCGGCGATCGTGCTCGTCCCCGGCGTCGGGATGTTCTCGTTCGGCAAGGACAAGCAGACCGCGCGCGTCGCGGGCGAGTTCTACGTCAACGCGATCAACGTGATGCGCGGCGCCGAGGCGATCTCGACGTACCAGCCGATCGACGAGTCGGAGAAGTTCCGCATCGAGTACTGGGCGCTCGAGGAGGCCAAGCTCCAGCGCATGCCCGCGCCGAAGCCGCTCGCGACGCGGGTCGCGCTCGTGACCGGCGCCGGGTCGGGCATCGGTCGTGCCATCGCCGAGCGGCTCGCGGCCGAGGGCGCGTGCGTCGTGATCGCGGACCTCAACCTCGCGGGGGCGCAGGAGGTCGCGGACGCGCTCGGCGGGCCCGACGTGGCCGTCGCGGTCGAGGCCGACGTGACGTCCGAGGACGCCGTCGCCGCGCTCGTCCGCGAGACGGTGCTCGCGTTCGGCGGCGTCGACCTGGTCGTCAACAACGCCGGCCTGTCGATCTCGAAGCCGCTGCTGGAGACCACCGTCAAGGACTGGGACCTGCAGCACGACGTCATGGCCCGCGGGTCGTTCCTCGTCGCCCGCGAGGCGGCGCGCGCGATGATCGCGCAGGGCTTCGGCGGGGACATCGTCTACATCGCGTCGAAGAACTCGCTGTTCGCCGGCCCGAACAACATCGCCTACTCCGCGACCAAGGCCGACCAGGCCCACCAGGTCCGGCTGCTCGCGGCCGAGCTCGGCGAGCACGGCATCCGCGTCAACGGCGTCAACCCCGACGGCGTCGTGCGCGGGTCGGGCATCTTCGCAGGCGGCTGGGGCGCGCAGCGCGCGGCCGTCTACGGCGTGCCGGAGTCCGAGCTCGGCGCCTACTACGCGCAGCGGACGCTGCTCAAGCGCGAGGTCCTGCCCGAGCACGTCGCCGCCGCGGTGTTCGCGCTCACCGGGCCGGACCTCGTCCAGACGACGGGCCTGCACGTCCCCGTCGACTCGGGCGTCGCGGCGGCCTTCCTGCGATGAGCGCGTTCGCGGCCGTCGACCTCGGGGCGTCGTCCGGGCGCGTCATCGTCGGACGGGTCGTCGACGGGGCCGACGGGCCGCGCGTGGCGCTGCACGAGGTCAACCGGTTCCCCAACGGGCCGGTCCGCGTGCCCGCGGTCCCGGGCGGCGCGGGGGCACGGGGCGACGCGACGCTGTTCTGGGACGTGCTGCACCTGTACCGCGGCGTGCTCGACGGGCTGCGCGCGGCGACGCGCGAGGTCGGGACGCTCGCGGGCGTCGGCATCGACTCGTGGGCCGTCGACCACGGGCTGCTCGACGCCGACGGCCGCCTGCTCGGCAACCCCGTGCACTACCGCGACGCCCGCACCGACGGCGTCCCGGACAAGGTCTTCGCGACCGTCCCGGCGGCCGAGCTCTACGCGCGCACCGGCCTGCAGGTGCAGCCCTTCAACACCGTGTTCCAGCTCGTCGCCGCGCAGGGCACCGCGGCGCTCGCGGCGGCGCGGCAGGCGCTCCTGGTCCCCGACCTGCTCGGCGCCTGGCTCACGGGGACCGCCGTCGCCGAGGTCACGAACGCCTCCACGACCGGCCTGCTCGACGCGACCTCCCGGACCTGGGCGGTCGACGTCGCCGAGCGGCTCGGGATCGACGCGCGCCTCCTGCCGCCGCTGCGCGACCCCGGTGTGCTGCTCGGGCACGTCCGCGACGACGTGCGCGCCGACGTCGGACACCACGCGCCGCTGCCCGTGTGGACGGTCGGGTCGCACGACACCGCGTCGGCCGTCGTCGCCGTGCCCGCGACGCAGCCCGGGTTCGCGTACGTCTCGTGCGGCACGTGGTCGCTCGTCGGGCTGGAGCTCGACGCGCCCGTGCTGACCGAGGCGTCGCGCGCCGCGAACTTCACGAACGAGGCGGGCGTCGACGGCACCGTCCGCTACCTCAAGAACGTCATGGGCCTGTGGGTGCTGCAGGAGACGCTGCGGACCTGGAACGACGCGGGCCTGCCCGCCGACCTGCCCGACCTGCTCGCCGCCGCGGCCCAGGTGCCGCCCCTGACGACCGTCGTGGACGTCGACGACCCCGAGCTCCTCCCGCCCGGCGACATGCCCGCACGGCTCGCGGCCGCCGCGGTGCGGACCGGCCAGACCCCGCCGCAGACGCAGGCCGAGGTCGTCCGGTGCATCCTCGACTCGCTCGCGCTCGCGTACCGCCGGGCCGTGCGGCAGGCCGCCCTGCTGTCGGGACGCGACGTGCAGGTCGTGCACGTGGTCGGCGGCGGCGTGCGCAACGCGCTGCTGTGCCGGCTCACCGCCGACGCCACCGGGCTGCCCGTCGTCGCCGGTCCCGTCGAGGGTGCCGCGCTCGGCAACGTGCTCGTGCAGGCGCGCGCCGCGGGCGTGCTGTCGGGGTCCCTCACCGACCTGCGCGCGGTGGGTGCGCGCGGCCTGGACCTCGACCGCTACGAGCCCGGTGGGCCGGGCACGCCCGGCGAGGACCAGTGGGCGGCCGCGGAGGCGCGCCTGTTCTCCTGAGCGGCTCGTGTCGGACCGGCACGCCGGTGTGTCGAGCCGGGTGGGTCTCGCGCGTCATGGGCGTGCGAGGGCACAGTGGGTGCCCCGGTGAGGAGGACTGACATGGCCCGCTACCTCGTGATGCTGCGTGGTGACCAGGCGACGTGGGACGCCTGGACGGACGACGACATGGCGCGGAACTCGACCCGGCACGCGGAGCTCGCCCGCCGCGCACCGGCGCGCGGGCACACGATCGTCGGCGGCGAGGAGCTCACGCACCCCGGCCAGTCGCTCGTCGTGCGGCGCAGCACCGACGGCACCGGCACCGTGAGCGACGGCCCGTACACCGAGCTCGTCGAGCAGGTCGGCGGCTACTACCTCGTCGAGACCGACGACGTGCGCGACCTCGCGGCGCTGCTCGCCGAGACCCTTGCGGAGGACGTCGAGATCCGCGGGTTCGTCGACCACTCCGCCGACCTGCCCGCCGGCGAGGTCGACGTCCCCGCCTGAGCGTTCGCCGGTCACCGCGACGAGCGGATCGGCCCCGCGGGTGGCGAGGGCGACGCTACGGTGCGGTCAGGCGGCACCGTGGCCGCCCGCCACCGCGCGGTGGCCGACGAGAGGAGCGGCCCGTGGACCTGCCCCGTCTGTCCGCCGTCCAGATGTTCTGGTGGAGCGTCGGCCTGCTGGTCGGTGGCGCGGTCGCGAACGAGGTCCTCGCGCGATCCGTCGGGTTCCTCGGCGGTGGCGGCTCCTGGGTGGTGCTCGTCGCCACGCTCATGAACCTCGCGCAGACGCTCGGCGTCACGGGCGTCGTC
The sequence above is a segment of the Cellulomonas fimi genome. Coding sequences within it:
- a CDS encoding Gfo/Idh/MocA family protein, translated to MTDSTTAPDAAVLRVAIVGTGAIAHAHQQVLDANPGATVVAVADPNPEVRDVFADRYGIPGRYGSLDELLAAETVDVVHLCTPPGLHRDQAITALRAGAHVVCEKPPVLSLADLDAVLDVAREVGREYAVVFQQRTGTAVGHVQRLLADGALGRPLVGVCHTLWYRKQEDYYAVPWRGRWATEGGGPLLGLGIHQLDLLAFLLGDWAEVDARAFRLDRDLETEDTSTAVVRFADGAVVSVLTTALAPRQTSYVRVDTTLGTVEVEHLYGHDARSWRLTPAPAVTGGPAEPAPDSWTLPADDEPSGHTPLLRAVYESFRTGAPLPPVAAEPARSLELITAIYASAALGRPVTKADLAPGSELRGGFLHGIEDLRPVAAGTDA
- a CDS encoding LacI family DNA-binding transcriptional regulator — encoded protein: MATTTRGRAERRPSITDVAKRAGVSVGTVSNVLNRPDQVTPATRDRVQAAIDELQFVRNASARQLRAGTIQTVGAIVLDIANPFFTEVARGVEDRLAAEDYTLMLSSSDEDPERESRYLRLFEEHGVQGVMVTPSAGSIDALLAVRDRGVDVVLLDATSPFDDLSSVAVDDVRGAALAIEHLVELGHRRIAFVNGPLSIRQCADRRAGVLQALHAAGLDPEQALVEVTIGSLNADGGEEGIAQVLDTTDRPTAVFCVNDLAALGVLRGLRARDVAVPAEMAVVGYDDVTFASMLTVPLTSVRQPTHQLGWTAADLLLRQRTEGERFQHQRVQFQPELVVRGSSDPNA
- a CDS encoding L-rhamnose mutarotase yields the protein MTRVCFVSRVRPDRLDEYRARHAAVWPEMLEALRDTGWRDYSLYLAPDGLLVGHLETDDYAAAQEAMTRTAVNPRWQAEMAEFFVTDGNPDEGFQVLDEVFHLEDQLRAAGLPTTPPTARPPHADPAGTADDTAPRPTTTDPARLEDLA
- the rhaI gene encoding L-rhamnose isomerase → MSPTPEALAAARGVLAQQTIELPSWAFGNSGTRFKVFAQQGVPRDPFEKIADAAQVHRYTGVAPRVSLHIPWDLVDDYDALARHAKDLGVQIGAINSNLFQDDDYMLGSLTHPDARVRAKAVQHHLQCLDVMRATGSQDLKLWLPDGLNYPGQDSIRARQDRLAEGLAEIYGALDPQHRLILEYKFFEPAFYSMDIPDWGTSLLHCLALGERAMVVLDTGHHAPGTNIEFIVAQLLRAGRLGAFDFNSRFFADDDLMVGAADPFQLFRIMHEIVQAGALAPDSGVNFMLDQCHNIEPKIPGQIRSVMNVQEATAKALLVDRDALTAAQLAGDVLGANGVLMDAYNTDVRPLLADLRTEQGLDPEPLAAYARSGYAETIVAERVGGTQAGWGA
- a CDS encoding bifunctional aldolase/short-chain dehydrogenase, which translates into the protein MTDATTHRAAADLIARSNRLGSDPRVTNYAGGNTSAKGTATDPVTGQDVELLWVKGSGGDLGTLTEKNLAVLRLDRLRALVDVYPGVDREDEMVAAFDYCLHGKGGAAPSIDTAMHGLVDAAHVDHLHPDSGIAIATAADGEELTHEIFGDSVVWVPWRRPGFQLGLDIAEIKEKNPQAIGCVLGGHGITAWGDTSAEAEQRSLEIIRSAEAFIEERTRALAAEGGHPFGAVVPGFEPLDPQARRERAAALAPVIRGLASADRPQVGHFTDSDVVLDFLSRERLAPLAALGTSCPDHFLRTKVSPLVVDLPATAPVEDVIARLRTLHEEYRAAYQAYYDRHATADSPAIRGADPAIVLVPGVGMFSFGKDKQTARVAGEFYVNAINVMRGAEAISTYQPIDESEKFRIEYWALEEAKLQRMPAPKPLATRVALVTGAGSGIGRAIAERLAAEGACVVIADLNLAGAQEVADALGGPDVAVAVEADVTSEDAVAALVRETVLAFGGVDLVVNNAGLSISKPLLETTVKDWDLQHDVMARGSFLVAREAARAMIAQGFGGDIVYIASKNSLFAGPNNIAYSATKADQAHQVRLLAAELGEHGIRVNGVNPDGVVRGSGIFAGGWGAQRAAVYGVPESELGAYYAQRTLLKREVLPEHVAAAVFALTGPDLVQTTGLHVPVDSGVAAAFLR
- a CDS encoding rhamnulokinase; translated protein: MSAFAAVDLGASSGRVIVGRVVDGADGPRVALHEVNRFPNGPVRVPAVPGGAGARGDATLFWDVLHLYRGVLDGLRAATREVGTLAGVGIDSWAVDHGLLDADGRLLGNPVHYRDARTDGVPDKVFATVPAAELYARTGLQVQPFNTVFQLVAAQGTAALAAARQALLVPDLLGAWLTGTAVAEVTNASTTGLLDATSRTWAVDVAERLGIDARLLPPLRDPGVLLGHVRDDVRADVGHHAPLPVWTVGSHDTASAVVAVPATQPGFAYVSCGTWSLVGLELDAPVLTEASRAANFTNEAGVDGTVRYLKNVMGLWVLQETLRTWNDAGLPADLPDLLAAAAQVPPLTTVVDVDDPELLPPGDMPARLAAAAVRTGQTPPQTQAEVVRCILDSLALAYRRAVRQAALLSGRDVQVVHVVGGGVRNALLCRLTADATGLPVVAGPVEGAALGNVLVQARAAGVLSGSLTDLRAVGARGLDLDRYEPGGPGTPGEDQWAAAEARLFS
- a CDS encoding YciI family protein, with translation MARYLVMLRGDQATWDAWTDDDMARNSTRHAELARRAPARGHTIVGGEELTHPGQSLVVRRSTDGTGTVSDGPYTELVEQVGGYYLVETDDVRDLAALLAETLAEDVEIRGFVDHSADLPAGEVDVPA